A single window of [Clostridium] hylemonae DSM 15053 DNA harbors:
- a CDS encoding response regulator transcription factor — translation MEMNHVLIVEDDKEIREGVEIYLKSQGYEVYQAADGREGLEVIEREDIHLAIVDVMMPRMDGITMVVRLREKHDFPVIMLSAKSEEVDKIMGLNIGADDYVTKPFTPMELLARVNSQLRRYRKFAEKLNEKEASANVHVIGGLEINEDTVEAAVDGEPVKLTPIEYKILLLLMKSPGRVFSAEEIYERVWNERAITTDTIMVHIRNIREKIEINPKEPKYLKVVWGVGYKIEKQA, via the coding sequence ATGGAAATGAATCATGTATTGATAGTGGAAGATGACAAAGAGATCAGAGAAGGTGTTGAGATATATCTGAAGAGCCAGGGATACGAGGTATACCAGGCAGCGGACGGCAGAGAAGGGCTGGAAGTGATTGAGAGAGAAGACATACATCTGGCGATAGTGGATGTGATGATGCCAAGGATGGACGGCATCACCATGGTGGTCAGACTGAGAGAGAAGCATGACTTTCCGGTTATCATGCTGTCGGCTAAATCAGAAGAAGTGGATAAGATCATGGGACTTAATATCGGAGCAGATGATTACGTCACGAAGCCGTTTACGCCGATGGAACTGCTGGCGCGGGTGAATTCCCAGCTGAGAAGATACCGTAAATTTGCTGAGAAGCTGAATGAAAAAGAAGCCTCTGCCAATGTCCATGTCATCGGCGGACTGGAGATCAATGAAGACACGGTGGAGGCTGCAGTGGACGGAGAACCGGTGAAACTGACGCCGATAGAGTACAAGATACTGCTTCTGCTCATGAAGAGTCCGGGCAGAGTATTCTCGGCGGAGGAGATATATGAGCGGGTGTGGAATGAACGGGCCATAACGACAGATACGATCATGGTACACATCCGAAATATCCGTGAGAAGATAGAGATCAATCCAAAAGAACCAAAATATTTGAAGGTGGTGTGGGGCGTTGGATACAAAATTGAAAAACAGGCATAA
- the aroD gene encoding type I 3-dehydroquinate dehydratase, with protein sequence MDPVTVRNIKIGEGRPKICVPIVETGKEEIAAQARALADLPLDMAEWRADWYTDAKDCGKAVETAAQLREALGDIPLLFTFRTAKEGGAARISEAEYVQLNTAVARSGYADLIDVEVCSFAGQARSIIREVQSAGVKAVASSHDFDKTPPKEELLGRLHYMKELGADIWKIAVMPNCGRDVLTLLDATLTVREEPDSRPVITMSMGSMGTVSRLAGEVFGSSVTFAAAGKASAPGQVNVDRMVQFLETLHV encoded by the coding sequence ATGGATCCAGTGACCGTAAGAAATATAAAAATAGGAGAAGGACGCCCCAAGATCTGCGTCCCGATCGTGGAGACAGGAAAAGAGGAGATCGCTGCACAGGCCAGAGCTCTGGCTGATCTTCCGCTGGATATGGCGGAGTGGAGGGCAGACTGGTACACAGACGCAAAAGACTGCGGCAAGGCAGTGGAGACCGCCGCACAGCTCAGGGAAGCGCTCGGAGATATTCCCCTTCTCTTTACCTTCCGGACAGCGAAGGAGGGCGGCGCTGCACGGATAAGCGAAGCAGAATATGTACAGCTCAATACGGCGGTGGCCCGGTCCGGATATGCGGATCTCATTGACGTGGAAGTATGTTCCTTTGCCGGACAGGCACGCAGTATCATCAGAGAAGTACAGAGCGCAGGAGTCAAGGCGGTGGCATCCAGCCATGACTTTGATAAGACGCCGCCGAAGGAAGAACTGCTCGGCAGACTGCATTATATGAAGGAGCTCGGAGCGGATATATGGAAGATCGCCGTCATGCCGAACTGCGGCCGCGATGTGCTCACGCTCCTTGACGCCACACTCACGGTGAGGGAAGAGCCGGACAGCCGCCCGGTGATCACAATGTCCATGGGAAGCATGGGCACGGTAAGCCGACTGGCGGGAGAAGTCTTCGGTTCTTCGGTCACATTTGCGGCGGCAGGCAAAGCGTCTGCGCCGGGGCAGGTAAATGTCGACCGGATGGTACAATTTCTGGAAACCCTGCATGTTTAG
- a CDS encoding GNAT family N-acetyltransferase produces the protein MKIRKLSREEHVLTRPLYEEVFPDDSGSFVDYYYTEKIKDNKIYVIEEDGDIQAMLHLNPYEMSVNGRRQTAHYIVAVATRAAYRRRGYMGLLLNSALKAMYEAGETFTFLMPAAEAIYLPYDFRTVYEQKRSFCACADGQRPDEACADTDIRELSYGECQELAEAANRYLESRYDVFAVRSAAYYERLKKEYGADGGKLMLYRRDGVITDCRPYVPEVETGRPLIMVRPVDARRLLMSLSLRSLTAVCFCITDPVIEDNCRCVVLTGTEHSGVMLMEGKEENSEGTIPISVLGELIFGACTAEDACRREGAHMSERMKEELNKVIPLSEIYINEVV, from the coding sequence ATGAAGATCAGAAAACTATCCAGGGAAGAACACGTTTTGACAAGGCCGCTCTATGAAGAAGTGTTTCCAGATGACAGCGGCAGCTTTGTAGATTATTATTACACAGAGAAGATAAAAGACAACAAGATATATGTGATAGAAGAAGACGGGGACATCCAGGCGATGCTGCACCTCAATCCTTATGAGATGAGTGTAAACGGCAGGAGGCAGACGGCGCATTATATTGTGGCGGTGGCCACGAGGGCGGCTTACCGCAGGCGGGGCTATATGGGGCTGCTTCTGAACAGCGCGCTCAAGGCAATGTATGAGGCAGGCGAGACGTTCACCTTTCTGATGCCGGCGGCGGAGGCGATCTATCTGCCCTATGATTTCCGCACGGTGTATGAGCAGAAGAGAAGCTTCTGTGCGTGTGCAGACGGGCAGCGCCCGGATGAAGCATGTGCGGATACGGACATCCGCGAACTCTCATATGGAGAATGCCAGGAGCTCGCAGAGGCTGCAAACCGGTATCTGGAGAGCCGTTACGATGTCTTTGCCGTCCGAAGCGCCGCCTATTATGAGCGGCTTAAAAAGGAGTACGGTGCAGACGGCGGGAAGCTTATGCTGTACCGGCGGGACGGAGTGATCACGGACTGCCGCCCGTATGTTCCGGAAGTAGAGACAGGCAGGCCGCTGATCATGGTGCGCCCCGTCGACGCGCGCCGGCTGCTCATGAGCCTGAGCCTCAGAAGCCTGACTGCAGTATGCTTCTGCATCACAGACCCTGTCATAGAGGACAACTGCCGCTGCGTCGTTCTCACAGGGACGGAGCATTCCGGTGTCATGCTGATGGAGGGGAAGGAAGAGAACAGCGAAGGTACGATTCCCATATCCGTTCTCGGTGAACTTATATTCGGCGCATGCACGGCAGAGGATGCATGCAGGAGAGAAGGGGCGCACATGTCGGAACGCATGAAAGAGGAACTGAACAAAGTCATACCACTGTCAGAAATATATATCAACGAAGTTGTGTAA
- the ispF gene encoding 2-C-methyl-D-erythritol 2,4-cyclodiphosphate synthase: MRVGMGYDVHKLVEGRELIVGGVKIPHEKGLLGHSDADVLLHAIMDALLGAAALGDIGRHFPDTDPEYEGASSMKLLERVGGLVEEELYVIGNIDATIIAQRPKMAPHIEKMRENVAAALHLDVSQVNIKATTEEGLGFTGAGEGISAQAVAGIETIANASYAVGPAEGGCGGCSGCPRSRM, encoded by the coding sequence ATGCGGGTAGGAATGGGCTATGATGTTCATAAGCTTGTGGAAGGAAGAGAGCTGATCGTCGGTGGAGTGAAGATCCCTCATGAGAAAGGTCTGCTCGGACATTCTGACGCGGACGTGCTCCTCCATGCCATCATGGACGCGCTGCTTGGAGCAGCTGCGCTTGGAGATATCGGAAGGCATTTCCCGGATACGGACCCGGAATATGAAGGGGCATCCAGCATGAAGCTTCTGGAACGTGTCGGCGGGCTGGTCGAGGAAGAGCTTTATGTCATCGGCAACATCGACGCGACGATAATCGCGCAGCGGCCGAAGATGGCGCCCCATATAGAAAAGATGCGGGAAAATGTCGCAGCCGCGCTGCATCTGGACGTAAGCCAGGTGAATATAAAGGCGACCACGGAAGAAGGGCTTGGATTTACCGGGGCCGGAGAAGGAATATCGGCACAGGCCGTTGCAGGCATCGAGACGATCGCGAATGCAAGCTACGCGGTAGGCCCGGCGGAAGGCGGGTGCGGCGGATGTTCCGGCTGTCCGCGCAGCAGAATGTAA